One genomic region from Spiroplasma endosymbiont of Polydrusus cervinus encodes:
- the fmt gene encoding methionyl-tRNA formyltransferase — MQKYRVVFMGTPIFATAVLAALQKLAPAIEIIGIVTQPDQKIGRKQIVQFSPVKEFALAKQIAVFQPEKINDLYQELVTLQPDAIVTCAYGQFIPERILKLVRINCINVHGSLLPKLRGGAPIHKAIIYGEKETGITLMKMIKQIDAGEMYVQTAIPIMSTDTASSLHDRLVVLAGTMIEKYLLDIITGKIKGTPQDDRKATFAYNITRDEEKVNWFLPKQKIVDQIRGLWAWPIAYTTVNNMHYKLHQAMIANELLAEKDADFVNGTIIDVLKNGIKVKVEDGYLLITRLQREGKKVTDAKNYYHSASPEIMVGNIFI, encoded by the coding sequence ATGCAAAAATATAGAGTAGTTTTTATGGGGACACCAATCTTTGCCACAGCGGTGCTAGCGGCCTTACAAAAATTGGCCCCAGCAATTGAAATAATTGGAATTGTGACCCAACCTGATCAAAAAATAGGGCGAAAACAAATAGTGCAATTTTCACCCGTCAAAGAATTTGCTTTAGCGAAGCAGATTGCGGTTTTTCAACCAGAAAAAATTAATGATCTTTATCAAGAATTAGTTACCTTACAACCAGATGCTATTGTTACTTGTGCGTATGGTCAGTTTATTCCGGAACGAATTTTAAAATTAGTCCGGATTAATTGTATTAATGTCCATGGCTCTTTATTGCCAAAATTACGGGGAGGGGCTCCGATTCATAAGGCAATTATTTATGGGGAAAAAGAAACCGGGATCACCCTAATGAAAATGATTAAACAAATAGATGCTGGGGAAATGTATGTTCAAACAGCAATTCCAATTATGTCAACGGATACTGCTTCATCCTTGCATGACCGGCTAGTGGTTTTAGCAGGAACAATGATTGAAAAATATTTATTAGATATTATTACCGGCAAGATTAAAGGAACCCCTCAAGATGATAGAAAAGCAACATTTGCTTATAATATTACACGGGATGAAGAAAAAGTTAATTGATTTTTACCAAAGCAAAAAATTGTTGATCAAATTAGGGGCTTATGGGCTTGACCAATTGCTTATACCACAGTTAATAATATGCATTATAAATTACACCAAGCAATGATTGCTAATGAACTATTAGCTGAGAAAGATGCTGATTTTGTTAATGGCACAATTATTGATGTGTTAAAAAATGGGATTAAAGTTAAAGTTGAAGATGGTTATTTATTAATTACTCGCTTACAACGAGAAGGTAAGAAAGTAACCGATGCTAAAAATTATTACCACAGCGCGTCACCAGAAATTATGGTTGGAAATATTTTCATTTAA